TGGGATACAGATACACAGTTGACACAGTCTACATTTGATCCACATGTATGGACAGCTTTCTCGGTTAGTTTAAATGCGGGTGAGTTCAAATTCAGAGCGAACAACGCATGGGACGTAAGCTGGGGAACAAATGCTGAATTCTTCGGAACTGCCGTTGCCGGTGGTGCAAACATTCCTTTGAGTGCCGAATGGGTTTACGATATCTATTTTAACGATGCTACCGGAGCTTATACGCTTATCCCGGTGAGGTAACCGGTTAGAATTCTAAAATTTTAATTAAATCTTATGAAAAATATTTTTAAAGTTTTAATGGTGTTTTTGCTGCCATTATTATTAGTGACCTCGTGTAGAACGGATGCCGACAGAGACTGGACAAGTCCTGAAGGCTCATTTACACTGCATGATACTGCCCTGGGTGCCACCGTATTGTATCCCTCGATGGAAAGTAACCCATACATCCTGACCTGGGATGCGCCGGCGGGAGCTACGAGCTATTCAGTAGTAGTGTCCTCTACAGAGGATTTCGCTGCAAAAGCAGTAGTGGGAACTTCGGATAAAACCACGTTGAGAACAACAATAGGTGAACTCAACATGGCAATGCTGCAGGCGGGTATCAACCCATATTCTCCTCAGACGGTCTATTTAAGAGTAGAAAGCGGAAGCGCGGTATCAAACACGATATCATTCACCGTAACTCCTTACCCTGTTGCCGTTCCGGTAATTACAAAACCTACTGCAGGACAGACGATTGTTCTTGATGCTGCGAATCCGCTTGCAACGGCGGCTACAGTAACCTGGACAGATTATACCTACGGTGTAAATGTGTCTTACAATGTAGAAATTGCAAAGAAAGGTTCAACCGATTTTGTATCTACAGGAACAGTAACCGATGCTAAGGAGCTGGTATGGACAAACTTCGCACTGAACAACGCGGTGCTGAGCGCAGGCTTGCCTGTGGGTGTGTCGTCTGAGGTTGACGTGCGGGTAACTGCATCCACAACGTCGGTAGGTGGCGTTATCACCAAGACTTCAGATATCGTAACCTTCAAAGTAACTCCTTTCCAGCCTGCGTTTGTAGATTTTTATCTTGTAGGTGGCGGAACGGCAGTTGGCTGGAACGGTACAGGAGCACAGAAACTGTACAGAACCGAAGAGATTTCTGAGATTTATACATATCTCGAAAGCAATGGTGAATTCAGATTCTTAGGCCAACAGGACTGGAGTCCGATCAATTACAGTTTGAATGCAGACGGAATCAACGATTCTTATAAATATTTCAACACATGGTCTGCTAACCTTGAACCAGCAGGCAGCGAAAATATGAAGTTCACAGGCAACTCCGGACTGTACAAAATTACAATTGACCAGAATTCAAGAAGCATCACGGTAACGCCTTCATCTGTTCCTACTTTGCCTGCACAGGTTTATTTGGTAGGTTCAATTCAGGGATGGGATGCCGGCAATGCAATTGCGATGACGCAGACAGGCGACGGAGTTTTCGAACACATCATTGCAATTCCTGATGGATCTGAATTCAAATTCTTGGGTCAGCAGGATTGGTCTGGCGTAGAGTGGGGGAACATCCATACGGGCGGAAACTCAGGTTATTTAGGACCAAATGGAGATAACAATAACATCCAGTTCAGCGGTGGAAACAATATGTATAAAGTTACTGTTAACGTTAAGTTAGGTACCTATACACTTACTCCACAGTAAATCAGGTTGTAAAACCGAATTCTTATAAAACTGTTGCTTTTTAGCAGCAGTTTTTTATGCTTTGAAGGCGTATTGGCAGCCCTAAATCTTGGTGAACACGCGTATTTTATCTAAATTTAATGATTAGAAAAAGATCTTTTATGAAAAATATTAAAATCTCCGCGCTTTTTCTCTTAATGGGAAGTTTTGCGTTGAATGCACAGTCTTTAAAATCGCCCGACGGGAAGTTCGAAATGGTATTTCAGCTTAAAGAAGGTGTACCATTCTATAACTTAAAATACGCCGGGAAAACCGTTGTAGAAGATTCCCGGTTAGGCCTGAAGCTGCTGCGTGACGGTGATATTCAGTTCGCTTCCGAAATAGAAAACAAAGACCAGAAAGGCAAGAATCTCGATAACGGTTTCACCAAAACTGCCGAAAAATTCGATACCAAAAAAGAATCGTGGGATCCGATTATGGGCGAGAAAAAATCGTACATTAATCATTATAACGAACTCGCTGTAACGTTAAATCAGGACGCAAACGATCGTCATATCATCGTTAAATTCAGGTTATTTAATGAGGGTCTTGGATTCAGATATGAGTTTCCTGAGCAGAAAAACCTGAATTATTTCATCATCAAAGAAGAAGATTCCGAAATCGATTTACCGACCGACATGAAAGCCTGGTGGCTCGCGGGAGATTACGATTCTCAGGAATACCAGACGCAAACCACCAACCTTTCTGAAATTCCGGCGCGCTGGCCGACTTCGTACGACGGAAATGCCTCGCAGACTCTCATTAAAAATGGCGTGCAGACCCCTTTGATGCTTAAAAAAGAAGGGAAAGATCAGCTTTACGTAAATATTTCTGAGGCAGCTGTGATCAATTATCCTGCCTCCAATTTAGAACTTGATGCTGCGAATTTTAAATTCAAAACACATTTAACACCGGATGCGCAGGGCGCGAAAGGATATATCCAGACTCCCGCTGTTTCGCCATGGAGAACCATTATTGTGTCGCCGAAAGCAGAAGAGGTTTTGGCTTCGAAAATGATCTTTAATCTTAATGAACCGACTCAGTACAAAGACACTTCTTACATTAAACCAACCAAATATATGGGTGTTTGGTGGGAAATGATCATCGGAAAATCGAACTGGTCGTATTCAACAGCCAATAATGTGCACATCGGAAAAACCGATTTTTCTAAACTTACGCCGAACGGAAAACACGCGGCTAACAACACAAAAGTTAAGGAATATATTGATTTCGCGTCTGCAAACGGTTTCGATGCGTTATTGATTGAAGGCTGGAATACAGGCTGGGAAGACTGGTTTGGCCACAGCAAAGAATTTGTTTTCGATTTCATCACGCCATATCCTGATTTCGATATCAAAATGCTGAACGAGTATGCGCATTCAAAAGGCATGAAGCTTATGATGCATCACGAAACTTCCGGGTCAGCCACCAACTACGAAAGATGGGCAGATAAAGCTTTTCAGCTGATGAACAAATACGATTATCCCGCGGTAAAAACCGGTTATGTGGGCAATATCATTCCGCGTGGCGAACACCATTATTCGCAGTGGACGATCAATCATTATTTACGGATTGCCGAAAAAGCAAACGAATATAAAATTATGGTCAACTCGCACGAATCTGTGCGCCCAACAGGTTTAAGCAGAACTTATCCGAACTGGATCGCTGCAGAAGCTGCCCGTGGAACTGAATTCGAAGCGTTTGGTGGCAACAATCCTGATCATCAGACCATTCTTCCGTTCACCAGATTTATGGGCGGACCTATGGATTACACACCAGGTATCTTCCAAACCAAACTCGATTATTATTTCCCTGGCGATACACGTTTTGTGAAAACTACGTTGGCTAAGCAGCTTGCGCTTTATGTGGTGATGTATTCGCCGCTGCAAATGGCTGCGGATTTGCCTGAAAATTACGCGAGACACATGGATGCCTTCCAATTTATCAAAGATGTGGCGCTGGATTGGGACGATACCGTAATACTTTCTGCGGAACCCGGCGATTACATCCATACCGCCAGAAAAACCAAAGGTAAAGATGAGTGGTTCGTTGGTGGAATTACGGACGAAAATTCAAGAAACTATACCGTGGATTTCTCATTCCTTCCGAAAGGCAAAAAGTACGAGGCGACAGTTTATGCTGATGGCGACAATGCCGATTATATCAACAATCCTCAATCGTACAAAATCTATAAGAAAACGGTTACAAACAAATCGAAAATGCCGATGAAACTGGTTAGAAGCGGTGGTTACGCGATTTCTGTGCAGCCTATGAAGTAGTTTTTAGGGCTTTTTGACATTCTCGGAAAGCCCTTATTCTTTTTTATTTGAAGCTTTATCCCGCTGTCCGCTGTATCTTTTTTGGTCTCGTCTGATCGACGAGACCAAAAAAGGATGCCGCTTCCATCGGGGCTAGTTACAAAATGGTGAAAATTGGCGCTCGCTTCGCTCGCGCCCCCTAAATTAACCTTGTCAAGGTTTAAAACCTTGACAAGGTTCTTTCTAAAAATAATTATTATGAAAAGACTGTCCTTATTTTTTCTGTTCATTTCCGTCTTTGGTTTTGCACAGATCCAGAAAGTTGAACCCGCCTTTTGGTGGAAAGGAATGAAAAATCCTGAACTGCAGATTTTAGTCTACGGCAAAAACATCTCAAAATATTCAGTAGAATTATCCGATAATATTCAGGTAAAAGACCTCACAAAAACCGAAAACCCGAATTACGTCTTTATCACCGTAAATACCGATGAAATCAGCACTTCTGCATTTAAAATTAACTTTAAGGAAAAGAACAGAACACGCTATTCCTACACTTACGAACTCAGAAATAGAAAACCGGGTTCAGCCGAAAGAAATTCATTCACTTCAAAAGATGTGATGTATCTCATCATGCCGGACCGCTTTGCGAACGGCGATCCATCCAACGATTCCCAACCCGATCTCACCGATAAACTCAACCGTAACGCACCAAACGGCAGGCATGGCGGCGATCTTCGCGGAATAATCAACAATCTGGACTATCTTCAGAATCTGGGCGTTACCGCACTTTGGCTCACGCCCGCTAACGAAGACAACGAGAAACAAACCTCTTACCACGGTTACGCGCAGACCGATTTGTACAAAATCGACGGCCGTTACGGCACCAATGAAGAATATCTGGAGCTGTCGCGCGAACTGCAGAAGCGCGGTATGATGCTTATTCAGGATTATGTGACGAATCATTGGGGAATTTCGCATTGGCTGATTCAGGATTTACCAACTCAGGATTGGATTCATCAGTTCCCGGACGGTGACGGAAAATATGGTTTCAAACGTTCAAATTACCGCATCACATCGCAGTTCGATAAAAATGCAGCCAAAACCGATAAAGATGAGGCACTGAACGGCTGGTTTGATACCACGATGCCGGATCTGAATCAGCAGAATCCGCTGGTTTTAAAATATTTAACGCAAAACGCAATCTGGTGGATTGAGTATGCCGAATTAGGCGGCTTGCGCGTAGACACTTATCCGTATAATGACAAAGAAGGTATGGCAAAATGGGCAAAAGCCATCACCAACGAATATCCCAAATTTAATATTGTCGGCGAGGCGTGGATGAGTTCTCCGGCGCAGGTTTCTTACTGGCAGAAAGATTCAAAAATAGCTGAAATTGATCATTATAATTCCAATTTACCGTCGGTAATGGATTTTCCGCTGTATACCGATTTACCGTCCGCATTTAAAGAAGAAGAATCGTGGGACAAAGGGATGATTAAGCTCTACAACAGCTTTGGCAACGATTTTCTGTATCCGGACATCGACAATATTCTGGTGTTTTTCGAAAATCATGATACCGAAAGGCTGAACGAAATGTTTAACGCCGATCCACGCTACTACAAAATGGCGATGACTTTAATCTCAACCGTTCGCGGGATTCCGCAGATCTATTACGGCTCTGAAATCGGGATGCGCGGCGAAAAATCGAAAGGTGATGCTGATATCCGGAGAGATTTTCCGGGCGGCTGGAAAGGCGATGCGCAGAACGCTTTCAATCCGCAAACACAAACCGCGGAACAGAAAGAATTTTTTGATTTTACACAGAAACTGCTGAACTGGCGTAAAGGCAAAACCGTAATCCACACCGGAAAAACAACGCATTATATGCCGAAAGATGGCGTTTACGTATATTTCAGGCATAACGACAATGAGAAGGTGATGGTGGTGATTAACAAGAACGAAAAAGATCAGTCTTTTGATCTGAAGCGTTTCGCACAATCACTTAATGGGGTTACAGCAGGCACAGACATTATTTCTGGCAAACAATTTCAGGTAAGCACTGAAAATAAATTGACGGTTTCGGCAAAATCTTCGTTAATTTTAGAGTTGAAATAATACTGTCTCACTTAAAATTCCGTGATTATGAAAAATCTGAATTTGCTCGCAATAGTCGTGATGATTTTCGGCTT
This window of the Flavobacteriaceae bacterium 3519-10 genome carries:
- a CDS encoding alpha-glucosidase, with amino-acid sequence MIRKRSFMKNIKISALFLLMGSFALNAQSLKSPDGKFEMVFQLKEGVPFYNLKYAGKTVVEDSRLGLKLLRDGDIQFASEIENKDQKGKNLDNGFTKTAEKFDTKKESWDPIMGEKKSYINHYNELAVTLNQDANDRHIIVKFRLFNEGLGFRYEFPEQKNLNYFIIKEEDSEIDLPTDMKAWWLAGDYDSQEYQTQTTNLSEIPARWPTSYDGNASQTLIKNGVQTPLMLKKEGKDQLYVNISEAAVINYPASNLELDAANFKFKTHLTPDAQGAKGYIQTPAVSPWRTIIVSPKAEEVLASKMIFNLNEPTQYKDTSYIKPTKYMGVWWEMIIGKSNWSYSTANNVHIGKTDFSKLTPNGKHAANNTKVKEYIDFASANGFDALLIEGWNTGWEDWFGHSKEFVFDFITPYPDFDIKMLNEYAHSKGMKLMMHHETSGSATNYERWADKAFQLMNKYDYPAVKTGYVGNIIPRGEHHYSQWTINHYLRIAEKANEYKIMVNSHESVRPTGLSRTYPNWIAAEAARGTEFEAFGGNNPDHQTILPFTRFMGGPMDYTPGIFQTKLDYYFPGDTRFVKTTLAKQLALYVVMYSPLQMAADLPENYARHMDAFQFIKDVALDWDDTVILSAEPGDYIHTARKTKGKDEWFVGGITDENSRNYTVDFSFLPKGKKYEATVYADGDNADYINNPQSYKIYKKTVTNKSKMPMKLVRSGGYAISVQPMK
- a CDS encoding Alpha-amylase (Neopullulanase) SusA, which gives rise to MALASLAPPKLTLSRFKTLTRFFLKIIIMKRLSLFFLFISVFGFAQIQKVEPAFWWKGMKNPELQILVYGKNISKYSVELSDNIQVKDLTKTENPNYVFITVNTDEISTSAFKINFKEKNRTRYSYTYELRNRKPGSAERNSFTSKDVMYLIMPDRFANGDPSNDSQPDLTDKLNRNAPNGRHGGDLRGIINNLDYLQNLGVTALWLTPANEDNEKQTSYHGYAQTDLYKIDGRYGTNEEYLELSRELQKRGMMLIQDYVTNHWGISHWLIQDLPTQDWIHQFPDGDGKYGFKRSNYRITSQFDKNAAKTDKDEALNGWFDTTMPDLNQQNPLVLKYLTQNAIWWIEYAELGGLRVDTYPYNDKEGMAKWAKAITNEYPKFNIVGEAWMSSPAQVSYWQKDSKIAEIDHYNSNLPSVMDFPLYTDLPSAFKEEESWDKGMIKLYNSFGNDFLYPDIDNILVFFENHDTERLNEMFNADPRYYKMAMTLISTVRGIPQIYYGSEIGMRGEKSKGDADIRRDFPGGWKGDAQNAFNPQTQTAEQKEFFDFTQKLLNWRKGKTVIHTGKTTHYMPKDGVYVYFRHNDNEKVMVVINKNEKDQSFDLKRFAQSLNGVTAGTDIISGKQFQVSTENKLTVSAKSSLILELK